The genomic window TGGCTCACCGTCCCCTCCAGCTCCAGGGCGCTGGAGATAGTGGCCCTGCGTCCCTCCGGCTGCCGCTCCCTGCACCGTGCTCCCCCACACACCTGACTGATCCCATCCAGGCTCTTACTGTCCTGTAGCCTCCCCACGATCCTCTCACGGTCTCCCCACGGCAGCGCGGCTCCCCCCACTGGGGCGTTGCACACATACACCTGGGCCATGATGTGCTGGGGGCACGTGGGCAGGCTGGGGGCTTCTGGTGGAGATGGGTCAGGGACCTGGTTGAAGAGGTTGTTCTTCTGTATGGGGTTTGGGGAGCCCTCTGGCGATTCTGGCAACTGCCTGCCCTCCCCTTCTCTGAACCCTTCAGCCTCCCAGCTCCCCCGTCTCTCATTGCAGAGGCCTGTCTCGACTTTGTCATCTGCTAGGATGTCCGGTGGTGTGCTAGCCGCACTCAGCTGTGAAGGAAAGGGACATGTATTAACAGTTAGAATTACTAACAGaaacttaaaatatataaataaacaaatcggattacttctagtcgaaatgtttgaaattgcatttattggatttgttttttttgtatttctaaatctaGCACTTTTGATAGCGTAATAGTCGGATGACATACTAACAGACACCATGTAAGTCAGAGCAAAGATACATTTTTCATTGTACCCATCATGGAACACCACTCTAACaatgagaaataaaaagaaaagtgtaaagACTGCTGTAAAGTAATGACAAACAGATAGTAAACGAATGATAAAAAGTTACAGAAAAACAACAGCCTCGCTGACACTAACCTCTGGGGTGTCATCTGTCTCTCtgcactcctcctcctcctcctcctcctctctctccaaaCTCTTCTCTTCATCCCCAGAACTCCCTTCCTCCACAACACTCCGGTGAGGTTCTGTCAACACGCTTAAACATCTCAAAACAGAGATCGTTTCCCGTTCTGCTGGCTTTCCCGCTCGCCTCCCTTCTGGCCCACAGTCTTTGTTTCTCCCGTCAGTGACTGAAGAAAGCATGTCGCTTTTTAAACCCGCTGTACTGACACTTCCTCCATGCTCACAGGGGACACGCTCCCTATTTTGTGAGACTAGTAACGAATCCTGAGATCCGGGGTCAGTGCCACCGCTCGCGAACGCTAATACCGAACGGGAAGCCTTGCCCCTGTCCTGGCTGAGACTAGGGGACAGCACATGTGGGCTCTGCTCACCATCGCAGCCCCGGCAGGCCAGCTCTGATCCCGCGGGGTCTCCTCCCTCTCTACTCCGACAGACTGAAGCGGCGGCTCCATCTAACCCGTTGGCTGCTGTGCCACTCGCAGGGGAGAAGCTCATTCCTCACCTCCTGCAACAGGAGACAATGTGAAGCAGCCTCTTATCTCTTACCACTCTTTCACATATCACAAACCCTTTGCAAccaggctttattttttatttacttgaaaAATAATCCTGAAAATGATTTTACGTGCAAGTGCAGCAGACAAAAGCCAAGAGCAGGGGAAAAACAATGCATCTATCTCTCTCGCATTGCTATTGTGGATTTACAGTCTTTCTGTAATAGTACCCGAGGAATATTCTACTGTCAAAAGCAGcaactttcttttaaaacatacttGAACCCTGCTGTAAGAAAACGTTTCCGTGCTGCACCCAACCTTGGTcattattaaaactaaaacaaccTTGTCGAGGCAATCTGAAAagaaactttttatttgtatgcttTATTTATCTAACAACAGTCTGATATTTACTAACAATTTCTTGGCCAAGCATTTGCACGGTAACATTTGCAGCCTTTCGTGGGCATCATACATAAGATCAAAAAGGAGAAGCAGTAAGAACCGAATCACTGGGGTTGTTTGGCCCGTCTTAAATTGATatggatgtattttattttattttaagtgcgTATAACATGTTTGAATCCCTTGCGGTAATCACTAGCGATACTTCGTATTTGCTTATGGGACGTAACTGTAGTTTAAGACAGAAACTGTCGTCGTAAAAACAAGGCAGACTGTCTCTGAGACCGAGGCTGCATCGCACACTCAAGGCCTATAGGCTAAACCTGTTAGTTATTAACCTCGTAAAACGTAATCAGCCcttatttgaatttaattttattCTACAGCGTGAGAAAGTTGCAGTATCTCCCAAAGCCACCtttaatattaacaattaaataaaaaataatatgacaAACATACCTCTGCTCCTCCTTGCCGAATGAACGTTGCCAGGAAACAGAGTCCTATCAAGTTAATCTTCCGTGTAACAATAACAGAAACGATGGCATGAGTCTTTAGTTCCGTATGTTTGACATTCTTTATTGGATGACCCCAATCTAGGAAAAGTCCTAAaatattatggggggggggggggggggtcgggtcAGATAGACCCGAAAATAATACCTGTGTTAACACTGTGTCTAGTCTCAGCAGCCAGATAACAAATTTTCTTAACAAgattttgtatcatttgattaTATGAATATCTTGTCATGATTGCAGGAagtctttgttctgttttaaagaGCAACACTGTGCGTCAGCATTCCCCTGAAGAGCTCACCTGTGCTTTCTGTAATACCTGTTCAAGCAGCGCTTACTTTGTCCACTTGGTGTCGCCATGTGCGCAGTAAAAAACTTCATGGCAGACTACAGTGAAACAGAAATAACTTGCTTCTGCGTTTACAAATCTGTAGTTCTTGCATGCTTGCTTCACAGCTACATCAAAACTAGATAAGAATGATTATAATTCATTTCAATGCATTTCCTACATACTCCTTCAACTATATTTGCAATACATGTGTTGTTATTAACACAATAGTATCACTACGTAACACACCATCCTTAGTTTTCAGCGCACATGGTATTCCTGATATATATTCAGTGAAATATAGAAGCTGCATCTCCCTTCAGTCAAGATCGCCAAGACAGTATATCTGACATATTGATGTCGGAGTTGCCTGCTGTCTTAGCAGCTTCAGAACCAGGACTTGTGATATTTTTGCCAGGCCGTGTGCAGAGATCTGATTTAGGGTCGCTCTGAGTCTCTATAAACCGATGAGTGGAAATCCAAATGTTGTTTCATCTCTTTATCAAGTGTAATTGAAGGGAAGCATCTGTGAGCAATTCGTAATCCCTAGTAATAGATTGCAATCAGCCAGGGCACTGTCATCTATCCAGTGACAGTTTAATTGAGACAAATGTCTTAGTAAAGCCAGagtacaatgcaaaaaaaaaaaaaactgttacttcTCTGTGCTATTAGAAACAATTACAGAACAACTGTCCAGCATTCTCTCTTGTGATGTTTTTGGTTGGATTCTATTGTAAGAGTGTTTGTTAGTGTGAGGGTTGAGTTTCATGCTAGCTGTGAATTTAAACTGAGAGAGACAAATTGATGCACAAAGGGAAGCATTTTATTATAAGagggtaaaaacaaacaaacagcatcctTCAAAATAAcagacatacaaaatatatacacagtTCCAAAAACTATATCAATTTAcattacagaacaaaaaaagaaattaaatacacaaaatattaacTCAATAGACGTACCCATGCTGTCAAcatattattatcatattattatGATAGTAATTGTTTCAATTATAGGATGTAAATGAGGTCAGGCACAACACTGGTAGTTTTAAATTATTTCCGTCCTGTTTTAACTAGCACTGAAAATGCATTCCATGTTAAGCAATGTCTGAGAACCACCAGAGTTCCACTTTGCAAATGTGTTCTTTGCTAGTCATTCTCTAAACATCTGCTTCTTTTGTAACAGTAAAAGAATGTCAACACTAGATTCGCTATCACTGGGCAGCACAGTTTAAACATGCACAAAGTGTTGTGAAACCTACCAATACATTCTTCAAACTCCACATTGCTAGCTATAATGCTTCAAACATTAATGCAGCAGTCATCAGCATTAGGGGCGTGACAATCAAATACATGACATATCATATCGCAGTACAGGTATATATTGTAGCTCATTGCCCAAATGTTTCTTGAatgaagaaatgtgttttatactgtagttGCAATGAATACACGTTCTTCTTAACTCAATACATTTTTGTCTTTTGACAATTGTCATTgttattaaatgatcatttgattttattatgcatGTAAGCCGACTTAAGCCGACAAAAATAAAGAGCGGGAATGGAAGCAGTCTACTGTAGAGGTCTGGAAAGGATCGCCGTACCCCTGTCCTTGTGAGGGTTTGGATTCAGACAATGCCGTTGTTACCAGAGAACCTCGAGCTGACTGGAACTCACAAGCAGTGCAATACACCAAGAGGAATCCCAGTGTGAGTGGCTGGACTTGGGGGTGGCAATTTGACAGGCAGCCAGGCTTTTCCACTGACCTCACCGGATTCTTAAACAATGAGTCAACTGCTAATGCAACTCATGAAGTCTCACCAGCCCATATACTCAACGGTGATAGCAGTGTAAGAAGTGCAGTGGGCAGGGTAATGGGAGAAAAGTTGCCTGAAATGGAGGTTCATTCAGAAACTTGATGCAATGCAATTGTTTATAATAACTGCGCTATTATGTAACTGTAAGAAATTGCGCGGTCATTCTGATTTAATCCAGGGCGGCTGCCACTGCGGGTAATAAAGCCTTGGAGTGATTTTACTGTGGACCCTTATTAGACTCAAGGAAGGGTTCCCTTGTCAAGCGAACCTGAAAGGCATCATGTTCACAGGGACATGCAGTGAGCCTTGGTCGGTCGGCAACTTTCATAATGGGTTAGCATTGAAAAAGCTGCATGCTGACTTTACAGTACCCCATTCAATACAAAGCAACTTGAAGCAAGCTGTAGGCTGCAGAAAATGTGCCTCTTGGATGGGACCCCCAGAGCACATTGCAGCCAGCTGAGCAGCTCCCCGCTTCAAAGGCAAGCGCGCTCGCTTTCCACTCCGTGTCCAGCCTGGAGTGATTTTCTCTGGGTTTGCTGGCACCCAGTCCCACTGTTCTGCGGTTCCAGGCACCTTGCCACTCAGTCACCGCATCAAATCAAGAGAGCATCTGCTCTGAACCCAAGCCTCTTCCCATGTGGGAGCCACGGGCTGGGAGGAACCCTTTGATCTGCTGGCCTGCTTTCTTCAGGGAGCCCTGTTTACTGTTACTACATGGATTCCAGATCAGAGTGTGAATTACTCACAGTGCTCGCATCTCCACAAAGCCTGATTAGTGCTACCTTGGACTGGCGGACACAAGTCAAATCTGGGGTAGAGTGCAGTGGTTTAAACCATGTTGTGTTAATGCTATTATAactgggggagaaaaaaaaaacagagaattgGATACCAGTTTGGGATGCAAATCTGCTGGTAATGAATGCGTCTCCTAACAGACAATACTGTGCAAGCCTGGGTTACCTTCTACCTTCAGCAGTGACACAACTTCTTATTCATTACTGCAATTTGTTTTCTAATGTTGCCCCTTCCACAGTATAGCAGCTTTATTGACTTGCTGCAGAAAGAATTCCAGTATCTTTTTATAGAACTCTGCTCTATTCATATGCCTTTCCAAATCTTTATAGTGCAATATATTTCAAGTTCCCATGCTTATAactttgtattttctgttctgtggTTTAATGTACttggctgtgctgtgttttgctttgctgtgcttttaccattgcAGAAGCATGCCACAGTAAGCTTTTTAAATTAGGAGTTGGCGTAAGGAGTATCCTGAAGATCACATGCTGTAGTTCACTTTACTAGCAAGAGAAGATCAATCTGCTGCTAAGTGATTGACAGCTTTTCAACTTTATTGTTGTCTTGTCATGTGATTGAGTAGCATGAGGAATGATTCCAGTTCAGCATCTACAAAACAGTTAATGATAACTGTACCCCTTATAGCCAAACTGCCAGTGGCATGAACAGACAGTAGAATTGAAATTAGCAGAACTGACGTCAGAGATTCTATGATAACAGTCCTGAAAAATGAGCAATAGCATAAGAAAAATAGATTATAGCACAAATCTTTTATAATTTAACATCAGATGTAATCTAATCTAACATATGAATGGggtaataaatacaatgtatacAATAATAACGAAACATATCAACATCGCTTTACTGTCACGGATTGTGAGGCCAAATGTCTTCCAGATTTCTCTTGAAttccaaaacatttgtctgtcACAGGCATACGTGGTACCTGGGTAAATACAATCTGATTGTTAAAGTATCTGTAAATCAATTCACACTAAATGTCTAGTTACACTACAAAAAACTATAAGGTTCTATTTTGAAGGAAGTGCAAAAGCAAATAAGATAATTGCTAAGGGAAtacaactagcaagaaactatttCAACCAATAATTTAACTGATAACTGatccttactatatatatatatatatatatatatatatatatatatattatatatatatatatatatatatatatatataatttatataatttgtcTGTGTTCATTGTGTGATACGTTCTTCATCCAGCTTCTTCATCATGTTTTGTACCAATGCTCTACCACACTTCACCATGCTTTTCTACACTTGACTATTCTTCTACCATGCTTCCCTACACCGTAGTTAATCTTTCACTGCAGATGAAAGGTGCAACCCCCAGACTCAATACAGCACCAGCCCCAGAAACCAAAAGTAATGGCTGCTCTCCTTGTGTTGGGAGCCACTGACACATTTGAAATGTGATACTAGTGCAAGCTTTCTCTTAACCCCTTATTGAGCGAAGCAGCTGAAGCGGGCTGAATCAGTGTCCTCAGTCCATCTCGTGCTGATCAGCCACTGGATGACACAAAGCACTGCGGCGGTCCCATtaaaacaataccaaaaaaaaggttacaaaataaattaaaaagtaaagggggcggggggggggggggttaaataaaTGGCCCCCCTACTTCTATTCAGTCTGTGTGCTGCACTCCATTGCTGTCTCCTGGAGAAGTGTGTTTTTGCAGCGGGAGAATGTTTTTTTGAATTGCTGAATATCAAGAGGCAGCGTGACTGGCGTTCACACCGGCGCTGACGCTGCTAGGTGCTGCGAGGCGATCTCAGGGACTTGGGCTGCAGTTTGCTTCTGTTCTTCCTCCCTCCCGGCGTCCCTGACTTCAGCTTCTCATTGCTACTCCCTCTGATGGACCCGGGGCGGGTCTTATCCTTCTTTCTCTTCTTGGTCTCCCTGCGCCACACCTGCTCGCAGTAGTCATCCATCTTGGAGGGGTAGTTGATGAGGGTCATGATGTCCCGGTACCAGGGCTGCTGTCCGTGGCTCATGGGGGCGGGGGGGTGCTCCCAGGCGCCCCCCTCTCGCTCGGGGCTCATCACGGTCAGCTGCACCCTCAGGGCGGTCCAGCGGAAGCCGTGCTCCTCCAGCTGGCAGTAATAGGTTCCGGAGTGAGCTGGTTCAGCCCGGCGGATCAGAATCCCCTGTTCAATCAGGATTAGCTGCTCTCCTGCCGTCACctggagaacacacacacacacacacacacacacacacacacacacacacacacacacacacacacacacacacacaccacacacacacacacacacacacacacacacacacacacacacacacacacacacacacacacacacacacacacacacacacacacacacccacacacacacacacacacacacacacacacacacacacacacccacacacacacacacacacagatacaaaccAGTTGTTAGAATCCAGTCCCCTTCCCCTTAGAACAgtataccatagtaaaagcacagcaaagtgtaataaagcatagtgaaagcatagataagcattttaaagaatagcaaggtatggtgtAATAACAATAAGCATGACAAACCAGGGGGaactatgttaaatgcacagCACAAGTAACAATTGGAGAAGCATGATAAAATGCACAGATAGCACACAAGAATACTGTGGGAAACGTCTTAATCTGCAAACATACTGTGCAACAATACTGTGGTAAAAGTGTATAAGAGTCTGTAGAGATACACAATGAAAACAATTGTGCACTGATAGGCATCTAGATAAGGTTTTACGGCAACCATTTTAGTGTGCTatattaactaaccattaacGCTACATGAACACCATGTGTTAACATGTTAATAAGTGacagttaacagttaataaactaaaaaggtTATCGTAAAAACAAAGCGTGAGCCGATAACATAAACTAAAGAAGTACAGAAAACCTGGGAGAGAACTGGCTTTTCTTGAAGCCTTCATTTCCCACTCCTAATCTTTGAACAGGAAAAGCTCTTGCTCTTCCCGTTAGTTTGATATCAATGACTAATCTGAATACATTGAATGAGTTTCCTTTCTAAGTCTTTGAACAGGAATTATGAAAGCTGACTGTTGAATGGTAAGACTGGTTTGCATCCAGCTTCAGCATTACCATGTAATTCAATGGGCTAAGATGACAACCCATTCCAAGCTAGGACCACCCCCGCCCCCTGCCTAGCCCTGCCCAGCGCCCCCAGCCCGCCGCCCCGGTGCCCCTCACCTTCTCCAGCTCCTGGTTGGTCTGGTTGCCCTTGCGCAGCCAGGTGACCATGGCGTGCCGTGATTTCGGCAGACACTCCAGGAAGGTGCCGTTTCCCTCTGCCACCAGCATCACCTTCTCCTCCGGCTTCACCTGCATGGCAGCTGCAGACAAGGTGCAAGGTGTTGAGAAATTGTAAGGCAGCATTCACTGTGGAAGCAACAGCGCCTCCCAGCTGCTTCATCTCAAGcgtttttaacatttgttttttcttggtgTTAATCTGACACTCTGGTAAATGCTTAATGAATAGGGCCCTCATAAGGGACAAACTGCAAAGATGTCAAAAGGAGTTTCCGTTTCCTATGTAGGGCTTGAAATTTTCGGTTGCAGTTTgcttctgttaataataataaccaataataactaaaaaactgaaaaaagccCCGAAGACctatttagatttttaattttttttgtgtattgGTTCTTGAAAGACTTTGTTTCATTATTCTGGGCAACAATAATTACCAGTCGTATTGGTCTCTCCTAATCTAATGATATAATTGCACTGAATGAGGAGGAAAGCATGTATTATGTGTATAACCCTCAGTACAGAGGCTGTAGTATAACAGCAGCGTGCAGAAGAACTGATTCTCCCACTCCAGGGGGAGCTTGGGGACTGAGAGGGAGACGGGGGTGGCAATGCAGCACAGACAGGGTCTGTTGTTTCAGCCCTTAATTAATTAATAGAGCTGTAAGAATCGCTCCCACAGTCTCAGTGCCTCTGCAGGGTGAAGTGTTTGTTGGTTTAAAGCTCCACTCCATCACAGACAGGATAATTATAATTTCTCAGGGCTTCAAAATGTGCAGAAAGGGTCAATGACCCTGTGCCTGCTGCAAACCCCAATGTCGTGCTATTAACCCAGCAGTGCTGAAACGGGGTTATTCATCCATTGCTGGCTGCTCACTGAGCTCTTGCTTTGTGTGAACAGAGACCACACTGGGCCTGCAGTGATAAACACGCAGTGTTTACTGgttgaaaatgttaccactgtggtaccaaTAGCAGCGTCacaccattgtagctgcccttgtgctagcAGTGTCCCTCAGTACAGGACCACTGCATTGGCATTGCATTAGATCTGCATGTAAGGGTGGACGCCTCTCACCTCCTTGGCTGTAGCACTGGACCAGCGGATTTCCACTCCCTCCAGCCTGTCTGGCGTTCCGTCTGCAAGGAAAGCAATGAGAAGGCTTAACCCTTTATTTAAGGGCCAAGTGTTTTTCAGCAGggtgctcccccaggaccagttaTTGCTTTTTCTGTAGTTGACTCTTTTTTTATCACGTTTACCCGATCacgggcccagaatgacacttcagtacaatCGTGTTTACATCATCCCGGCCCTTCAAGGGTTAATCTCACAAAGTAATGATAAACTGAACATTACATTGGGGTCTTCCTGGGGGCTCACCTGCGGGAGATGGG from Polyodon spathula isolate WHYD16114869_AA chromosome 16, ASM1765450v1, whole genome shotgun sequence includes these protein-coding regions:
- the LOC121328260 gene encoding BLOC-1-related complex subunit 6-like isoform X1, with the translated sequence MSFSPASGTAANGLDGAAASVCRSREGGDPAGSELACRGCDGEQSPHVLSPSLSQDRGKASRSVLAFASGGTDPGSQDSLLVSQNRERVPCEHGGSVSTAGLKSDMLSSVTDGRNKDCGPEGRRAGKPAERETISVLRCLSVLTEPHRSVVEEGSSGDEEKSLEREEEEEEEECRETDDTPELSAASTPPDILADDKVETGLCNERRGSWEAEGFREGEGRQLPESPEGSPNPIQKNNLFNQVPDPSPPEAPSLPTCPQHIMAQVYVCNAPVGGAALPWGDRERIVGRLQDSKSLDGISQVCGGARCRERQPEGRRATISSALELEGTVSHDGDLTHFVANNLQQKIKMSSRQSLDSDSSVRSRGSQRKLVDIPPIDPAVLQDLERHTQDVAQSVELMMRSLNGTVQNMTALSVGCIQTYRDSVDSLGESVDMSIKGMYTLMARCEELDRSMHPIHLLAKQIRDIKRTLEVLETVCK
- the LOC121328260 gene encoding BLOC-1-related complex subunit 6-like isoform X2 — protein: MEPPLQSVGVEREETPRDQSWPAGAAMLSAASTPPDILADDKVETGLCNERRGSWEAEGFREGEGRQLPESPEGSPNPIQKNNLFNQVPDPSPPEAPSLPTCPQHIMAQVYVCNAPVGGAALPWGDRERIVGRLQDSKSLDGISQVCGGARCRERQPEGRRATISSALELEGTVSHDGDLTHFVANNLQQKIKMSSRQSLDSDSSVRSRGSQRKLVDIPPIDPAVLQDLERHTQDVAQSVELMMRSLNGTVQNMTALSVGCIQTYRDSVDSLGESVDMSIKGMYTLMARCEELDRSMHPIHLLAKQIRDIKRTLEVLETVCK